The following are from one region of the Elusimicrobiota bacterium genome:
- a CDS encoding AAA family ATPase yields the protein MAGIWEGFKKALGVEPQEVKDLEQKALRRQNRPVKAPTKPRSPSIEVTPEYTEIMRWLDAKAPLVFVTGKAGTGKSTFIQYLRDCFPANMAVVAPTGVAALNVGGATIHSFFRLPPRIATDDDIHLVRDRRLYRKLKLLVIDEISMVRADVVDAMDQFLKLNREVQEPFGGVQVVMVGDLFQLPPVVQSIERDVLAQMAYQSPYFFSAKVLKSGSMVTKELTKLYRQSEEEFIRILNRVRVGDVDEEALNQINGLSENGETREGVITLCATNRVADAINDEELKGIESEEKTFMGSVTGKFAVEETKLPSPMNLTLKVGAQVMFTKNDETKRWVNGTVGKVVELKDESATVEILDGTGRAYEVGPVEWETFKYELKDEAIKPVSMGKYTQLPLMLAWAVTIHKSQGKTLDKVRIDLGSGAFDYGQVYVALSRCKAMSGISLAKPMNKSDIRCDPVIKRFYEALNERGKPSLSL from the coding sequence ATGGCCGGAATTTGGGAGGGGTTTAAAAAGGCGCTCGGAGTTGAGCCTCAGGAAGTAAAGGATTTGGAACAGAAGGCCCTTCGGCGACAAAACCGACCGGTGAAGGCACCGACGAAACCGCGAAGCCCCTCCATTGAAGTAACCCCCGAATACACGGAAATTATGCGGTGGTTGGACGCCAAAGCCCCCTTGGTGTTTGTGACGGGAAAGGCGGGGACTGGCAAATCCACATTTATCCAATACCTACGCGATTGCTTCCCCGCAAATATGGCGGTGGTGGCCCCAACGGGAGTGGCGGCCTTGAATGTGGGGGGAGCGACGATCCATTCCTTTTTTCGGTTGCCGCCGCGGATTGCCACGGATGACGATATCCATTTGGTGAGGGATCGGCGGCTGTATCGAAAACTTAAACTTTTGGTGATTGATGAGATCTCCATGGTGCGGGCCGATGTGGTGGACGCGATGGATCAATTTTTGAAATTGAATCGGGAAGTGCAGGAGCCGTTTGGCGGGGTGCAGGTGGTGATGGTTGGGGATCTGTTTCAGTTGCCGCCGGTGGTGCAGTCCATTGAAAGGGACGTTTTGGCACAAATGGCGTACCAGAGCCCGTATTTTTTCAGCGCGAAGGTTTTGAAGAGTGGATCTATGGTAACGAAAGAATTGACAAAACTTTATCGGCAATCTGAGGAAGAGTTTATCCGCATACTTAACCGTGTCCGGGTAGGGGATGTGGACGAGGAGGCGTTGAACCAAATCAATGGCTTGAGTGAAAACGGGGAAACGCGGGAGGGCGTGATTACTCTGTGTGCGACAAACCGGGTGGCGGACGCCATTAACGACGAGGAATTGAAAGGGATTGAGTCGGAAGAAAAAACGTTTATGGGCAGCGTGACGGGAAAATTTGCGGTGGAAGAAACGAAACTCCCCTCCCCAATGAATTTGACGCTGAAAGTGGGCGCGCAGGTGATGTTTACGAAAAACGATGAAACCAAACGCTGGGTGAATGGAACGGTGGGAAAAGTGGTCGAATTAAAAGACGAATCGGCCACCGTTGAGATTTTGGACGGAACAGGCCGGGCTTACGAAGTGGGGCCGGTGGAATGGGAAACGTTTAAATACGAGCTCAAAGATGAGGCGATCAAGCCCGTTTCCATGGGGAAGTACACGCAACTGCCCCTGATGTTGGCGTGGGCGGTGACGATTCACAAAAGCCAGGGGAAGACGCTCGACAAGGTCCGGATCGACTTGGGATCGGGCGCCTTCGATTATGGGCAGGTGTATGTGGCGTTGAGCCGATGCAAGGCGATGAGTGGAATTTCATTGGCAAAGCCAATGAATAAATCCGACATTCGATGCGATCCTGTGATAAAAAGGTTTTATGAGGCATTGAATGAAAGAGGAAAGCCGAGTTTGTCACTGTAA
- a CDS encoding IS4 family transposase has protein sequence MAHYNTILNQLLLHIPRHQFDRLVKAHQADRYSKTFTTWNQLTVMLYAQASGKDSLRDIEQGLETQESKTYHVGLAGPVRRTTLADANGRRKWEIFRGVFGELLMRCRSVTPKHKFRFKNPLYSLDSTVISLCLSVFPWARYRTGKGGLKLHYQLDYAGHIPSLMVITEGRENDVSVAKKDIPIKPDSIYCFDRAYVDFGYFRRLHEMGCTFVTRVKKNLTYRVTGQQECLKNRGVLMDATIERASGDFAGKDCPLRLIRYYDQENDRVLEFLTNNTTFAATTIAAIYKARWQIEAFFKWIKQNLKIKSFLGTTENAVLSQIWVAMIYYLLLAYIKYQTKYGRSLFYLHRMIKETLLDRVSLMDLLNLNEPRLKRLKQLDPQLHFSFIAT, from the coding sequence TTGGCCCATTATAACACGATTTTAAACCAGCTGTTGCTTCATATTCCCCGACATCAATTCGACCGACTGGTCAAAGCCCACCAAGCGGACCGATATTCGAAAACATTCACCACGTGGAACCAGCTGACGGTGATGCTGTATGCCCAAGCGAGCGGGAAAGACAGCCTGCGCGACATCGAGCAGGGACTTGAAACCCAAGAGAGTAAAACCTATCACGTGGGATTGGCGGGTCCTGTGAGGCGGACGACGCTGGCGGACGCGAACGGGCGGCGAAAGTGGGAGATTTTTCGGGGAGTGTTTGGGGAACTGTTGATGCGGTGCCGGTCAGTGACGCCGAAGCACAAGTTCCGGTTTAAAAATCCGCTGTATAGCCTTGACTCGACGGTGATCAGCCTGTGCCTGAGCGTTTTCCCCTGGGCTCGTTATCGAACGGGGAAGGGGGGCCTGAAACTCCATTATCAGCTGGATTACGCGGGGCATATCCCGAGCTTAATGGTGATCACGGAGGGGCGGGAGAACGATGTGTCTGTGGCGAAGAAAGATATTCCCATTAAACCGGACAGCATCTATTGTTTCGATCGAGCCTATGTGGACTTCGGATATTTTCGACGGTTACATGAGATGGGATGTACGTTCGTGACGCGGGTGAAAAAGAACCTGACCTACCGGGTAACCGGACAGCAGGAATGCTTGAAAAACCGCGGTGTTTTGATGGACGCGACGATTGAGCGAGCCAGTGGGGATTTCGCGGGGAAGGATTGCCCGTTAAGGCTGATCCGGTATTACGATCAGGAGAACGATCGGGTGTTGGAGTTTCTGACCAACAACACGACCTTTGCGGCCACGACGATCGCTGCGATCTATAAGGCGCGGTGGCAGATCGAGGCGTTTTTCAAGTGGATCAAGCAGAACCTAAAGATCAAGTCGTTCCTTGGCACGACGGAAAACGCGGTTCTAAGCCAAATATGGGTGGCGATGATCTATTACTTACTGCTGGCGTATATCAAATACCAAACCAAATACGGCCGTTCTCTGTTCTATTTGCATCGGATGATTAAGGAGACCCTATTGGACCGGGTCTCCCTGATGGATCTACTTAATTTAAATGAGCCCAGGCTTAAGCGGTTGAAGCAACTTGACCCCCAACTTCATTTTTCGTTTATCGCCACCTAA